A window from Crocosphaera sp. UHCC 0190 encodes these proteins:
- a CDS encoding Ycf66 family protein encodes MLAYILAIAIALASLSLYLSAFFLPELHRKDDFLWSGVGLFYALILWVCAGRMTGGVLLGQAAAVTLMLSFGWQTVRLRRAIAHPDEQTDLSGFSLLTWVQNRLGKKTQPQPITPPVVETPTPVIEETEEPEIPQGEVISQPQETPEIETSEVVEEMTLEEVLEVAEAREASVTIEETETPETEPLSEPLMTETETEAELSSDVPPQPVIKKQGFSLKSWFGFGKSKSQPVSKPLPEQEKETEAENWEDEDEDESLEIEETIPMVVETTEEMTREEKNWDDDDDDDLSEVVEETEVITAETIVEIPEETTISSEVVLEKTTNQPETLEQYVADFEPFLADDEAETLIESYQPKLEKVATETVKIEPETPPFPVTSAETAEQSEKVEETPEKSEDTK; translated from the coding sequence ATGTTGGCATACATCCTAGCGATCGCTATTGCCCTTGCAAGCTTAAGTCTTTATTTATCGGCATTTTTCTTACCGGAACTGCATCGAAAAGATGACTTTCTCTGGAGTGGTGTCGGTTTATTCTACGCCCTCATTTTATGGGTATGTGCAGGAAGAATGACAGGAGGAGTTTTGTTAGGCCAAGCGGCTGCTGTCACCTTAATGTTATCCTTTGGTTGGCAAACGGTTCGCTTACGACGGGCGATCGCCCATCCTGATGAACAAACGGATCTTAGCGGATTTTCTTTGCTAACTTGGGTACAAAACCGTCTGGGGAAAAAAACCCAACCCCAACCTATAACCCCTCCAGTGGTTGAAACACCTACCCCAGTTATAGAAGAAACAGAGGAACCTGAAATTCCTCAAGGTGAAGTAATTTCTCAACCCCAAGAAACCCCTGAAATAGAAACCTCAGAAGTTGTTGAGGAAATGACCTTAGAGGAAGTTCTAGAAGTCGCTGAGGCCAGAGAAGCCTCTGTTACCATAGAGGAAACTGAAACTCCTGAAACAGAACCTTTATCCGAACCCCTTATGACGGAAACGGAGACTGAAGCAGAACTATCATCCGATGTTCCCCCTCAACCAGTAATTAAAAAACAGGGATTTTCCTTGAAATCTTGGTTTGGGTTTGGGAAATCTAAGTCTCAACCTGTTTCTAAACCTTTACCAGAACAGGAAAAAGAGACAGAAGCAGAAAACTGGGAAGATGAAGATGAAGATGAATCATTAGAAATTGAAGAAACTATCCCAATGGTTGTCGAAACAACCGAAGAAATGACAAGGGAAGAAAAAAACTGGGATGATGATGATGATGATGACTTGTCAGAAGTTGTAGAAGAAACTGAAGTAATTACAGCAGAAACTATTGTAGAAATTCCTGAAGAAACTACGATTTCATCGGAAGTTGTACTAGAAAAAACAACTAATCAACCCGAAACTTTAGAACAATATGTGGCTGATTTTGAACCATTTCTTGCTGATGATGAAGCAGAAACATTGATTGAAAGCTATCAACCTAAACTGGAGAAAGTGGCAACTGAAACCGTTAAGATAGAACCAGAAACCCCACCTTTTCCCGTTACTTCTGCCGAGACTGCTGAACAATCAGAAAAGGTTGAAGAAACGCCAGAAAAATCAGAAGATACAAAATAA
- the ctpB gene encoding carboxyl-terminal processing protease CtpB, translating into MNNCIKRLSLNHPLLWGGIVATISLHSLTSPALSAPQPEVLEDNPKAMVDEMWQIVNNEFVDRNFNRVDWQEKRRELLSQDYANPKQAYKAIRDALKDLGDPYTRFLPPNEFSVLTSQTSGELSGVGVRLALDKRTSQLYVVESVRNSPAMEAGVKRGDRLIRINGKPTALMSLEQAQEEITGAVGTEVSLQLSRREKGVFQVTLKRAQIEIASVTYHLQEDEKHRIGYIKLDEFSSHAAEQMKQAIEELGQQQVSGFILDLRGNPGGLLFSSVDIARLWLQKGEIVSTIDRKGGDRHFSANGTSITDLPLVILVDEGSASASEILTGALKENGRATIVGTTTYGKGTVQSVHSLTDGSGLAVTIARYYPPSGTDINHKGIRPDVYLDLTMEQQVQLRNDPTLMGTDADPQYNRALSILKSNAAPLSTPATPKPIGLRWQQLRQTVQDPNPRWDRMQEKVTDN; encoded by the coding sequence ATGAATAACTGTATAAAACGCCTGAGTCTCAATCACCCTTTACTCTGGGGAGGAATTGTCGCTACGATTTCCCTACATAGCCTCACCTCTCCCGCTTTGAGTGCGCCCCAACCCGAAGTGTTAGAAGATAATCCCAAAGCCATGGTCGATGAGATGTGGCAAATTGTTAATAATGAGTTTGTGGATCGGAACTTTAATCGGGTTGATTGGCAAGAAAAACGACGGGAATTACTCAGCCAAGACTATGCTAACCCCAAACAAGCTTATAAAGCGATTCGGGACGCTCTCAAAGACTTAGGCGACCCCTATACTCGCTTTTTACCCCCTAATGAATTTTCTGTCCTCACCAGTCAAACCTCTGGGGAGTTATCAGGAGTAGGTGTCCGACTAGCCCTCGATAAACGCACTAGCCAACTTTATGTCGTAGAATCTGTCAGAAATTCCCCCGCTATGGAAGCTGGAGTTAAACGAGGCGATCGCCTGATTCGGATCAATGGCAAACCCACCGCTTTAATGAGCTTAGAACAGGCCCAAGAAGAAATTACCGGAGCAGTGGGTACGGAAGTTAGTTTACAGTTATCTCGGCGGGAAAAAGGGGTATTTCAAGTCACTCTCAAACGCGCTCAGATTGAAATTGCTTCCGTGACTTATCATCTCCAAGAAGATGAAAAACATCGCATTGGTTATATCAAATTAGATGAATTTAGCTCCCATGCTGCTGAACAAATGAAACAAGCGATCGAAGAGCTAGGACAGCAACAGGTTTCTGGTTTCATTTTAGACTTACGGGGTAATCCAGGGGGACTCCTCTTTTCTAGCGTCGATATTGCCCGTCTCTGGCTCCAAAAAGGAGAAATTGTCAGTACCATTGATCGTAAAGGCGGTGATCGCCATTTTTCAGCCAATGGTACATCAATCACAGATTTACCCTTAGTGATCTTAGTGGATGAAGGGTCAGCCAGTGCCAGCGAAATTCTGACAGGGGCCCTTAAGGAAAATGGCCGGGCCACCATTGTTGGCACCACCACTTATGGCAAAGGAACAGTACAGTCCGTACATTCTCTCACTGATGGTTCCGGGTTAGCTGTCACCATTGCCCGTTATTATCCACCAAGCGGCACGGATATTAACCATAAAGGCATTCGTCCTGATGTCTATCTTGACTTAACTATGGAGCAACAAGTTCAGTTAAGAAATGATCCAACCTTGATGGGAACCGATGCTGATCCCCAATATAATCGTGCGCTCTCGATTTTAAAGAGTAATGCTGCACCACTCTCTACTCCGGCCACCCCAAAACCGATTGGACTCCGTTGGCAACAATTACGTCAAACGGTTCAAGATCCTAATCCTCGCTGGGACAGAATGCAAGAAAAAGTCACCGATAATTAG
- a CDS encoding AI-2E family transporter: MNFGQWIGLSSLVISGYILWQIRQLLLLIFTAVIFATALNRLIKWLQRFKIQRNLGIFIAISSLILLTILFFGLVVPPFIDQFQNLLDLLPNIWGKFRETLISLSEQESRFFWLSSTPSLTDLINQLQPLSTAIFKNFFKLFSNSFVVILQLIFVFILTIMMIIDPQRYRKAFLKLFPSFYRRRGDEILDISEVALGNWLMGITINCLFIGTLSGLGLWILQVKLVLVHAILAGLLNFIPNVGPAASVVFPLMVALLDAPWKIWAIVVWYFIIQNIESYWLTPTVMAKQVSLLPAVTLMAQIFFAQAFGILGLLLALPLAVVTKTWIEEVLFKDILDPWNPLINIIEYDDKI, from the coding sequence GTGAATTTTGGTCAGTGGATTGGGTTATCTAGCTTAGTCATTTCCGGTTATATTCTTTGGCAAATTAGACAACTGCTTTTACTTATTTTTACGGCAGTTATTTTTGCGACGGCACTTAATCGACTAATAAAATGGCTACAACGGTTTAAAATTCAACGAAATCTAGGAATTTTTATTGCTATTAGTAGCCTGATTTTATTAACCATTCTTTTCTTTGGTTTAGTGGTTCCTCCCTTTATCGATCAGTTTCAAAATTTACTTGATTTATTACCGAATATTTGGGGAAAATTTAGAGAGACATTAATCTCATTGAGTGAGCAAGAAAGTCGTTTTTTTTGGTTGTCTTCTACCCCATCTTTAACGGATTTAATTAACCAATTACAACCTTTGTCAACGGCAATATTTAAGAATTTTTTCAAATTATTTTCTAATTCTTTTGTGGTGATTTTACAATTAATTTTTGTTTTTATCCTAACCATTATGATGATTATTGATCCCCAAAGATATCGAAAAGCTTTTCTCAAGTTATTTCCGTCTTTTTATCGAAGAAGAGGAGATGAAATTCTAGATATTTCTGAAGTTGCTTTAGGTAACTGGTTGATGGGAATTACAATTAATTGCTTATTTATTGGGACATTAAGTGGTTTAGGGTTATGGATTTTACAAGTTAAATTAGTCTTAGTTCATGCTATATTAGCAGGGTTATTAAATTTTATTCCCAATGTTGGCCCAGCAGCAAGTGTAGTTTTTCCCCTTATGGTAGCATTACTTGATGCTCCTTGGAAAATTTGGGCAATTGTTGTTTGGTATTTTATCATTCAAAACATCGAAAGTTATTGGTTAACCCCAACAGTAATGGCCAAACAAGTTTCCCTTTTACCAGCCGTTACCTTAATGGCACAAATTTTCTTTGCTCAAGCTTTTGGTATCTTGGGATTATTATTAGCTCTCCCTTTAGCAGTTGTGACCAAAACTTGGATAGAAGAAGTTTTATTTAAAGATATTTTAGATCCTTGGAATCCCTTAATTAATATTATTGAATATGATGATAAAATTTAA
- a CDS encoding NUDIX hydrolase has protein sequence MNSSSPINVTPNSVIPAVAVAILYQDGHFLMQLRDDIPTILYPGHWGFFGGHLEPNETPEEGVKREIWEEIAYDLQNPTIFDCYADERAIRHIFHAPLTVPLEQLVLQEGADLELVPPEDIAKGQCYSGKLDKVRPLGPIHQKILLDFLNSH, from the coding sequence ATGAATTCCTCCTCCCCCATAAACGTAACGCCAAATAGTGTCATTCCTGCCGTTGCTGTCGCTATCCTCTATCAAGATGGTCACTTTTTAATGCAGTTGCGAGACGATATTCCCACCATTCTCTATCCCGGCCATTGGGGATTTTTTGGGGGTCATCTAGAACCGAATGAAACCCCAGAAGAAGGGGTTAAACGAGAAATCTGGGAAGAAATTGCCTACGATCTGCAAAATCCCACTATCTTTGATTGTTATGCCGATGAACGGGCGATTCGTCATATTTTCCATGCTCCCCTCACGGTTCCCCTAGAACAGTTAGTCTTACAAGAGGGAGCAGACTTGGAATTAGTGCCGCCTGAAGATATCGCAAAAGGGCAATGTTATTCAGGAAAACTTGACAAAGTGCGTCCTCTTGGCCCAATTCACCAAAAAATTTTACTCGATTTCTTAAATTCCCATTAA
- the aat gene encoding leucyl/phenylalanyl-tRNA--protein transferase gives MEFAEDLDPIIQGYAQGYFLMTDEHNVLGWYSSRQRALVPLDEGFRYPKSLQRVLNQEQFSVAINRDFLGVCQGCADREVTWISPELIEIYYQLHLAGFAHSFETWQGDELAGGILGLTLGGAFIGESMFYRIPNGSKVAMVKLVEHLKARGFILFDAQLQNEHLERFGSYLVSDKEYQNLLQKALNISCIFV, from the coding sequence ATGGAATTTGCCGAAGATCTAGACCCCATTATACAGGGATATGCTCAAGGTTACTTTTTGATGACGGATGAACACAATGTTCTGGGGTGGTATTCCAGTCGTCAACGGGCCCTAGTCCCCTTAGATGAGGGTTTTCGCTATCCTAAATCCCTGCAACGGGTTTTGAATCAAGAACAGTTTTCTGTCGCCATTAATCGGGATTTTTTGGGGGTTTGTCAGGGTTGTGCTGATCGAGAGGTGACTTGGATTTCTCCTGAACTAATTGAAATCTATTATCAGCTACATTTGGCTGGATTTGCTCATAGTTTTGAAACTTGGCAAGGAGACGAATTAGCCGGAGGAATTTTAGGCCTTACCCTTGGGGGTGCTTTTATTGGAGAATCGATGTTTTATCGTATTCCCAATGGCTCTAAAGTGGCTATGGTAAAGTTAGTAGAACATTTAAAAGCCAGAGGGTTTATCTTATTTGATGCCCAATTACAAAATGAACATTTAGAAAGATTTGGTTCTTATTTAGTCAGTGATAAAGAATATCAAAATTTATTGCAAAAAGCGTTAAATATTTCTTGTATTTTTGTTTGA
- a CDS encoding amino acid ABC transporter substrate-binding protein — translation MMIKFKQLFSLTPLLFGLLLSLPTNAQTETVLEKINQTGLLKVGIREDAVPFGYRDINGDLNGLCLDFIAVVRGELQRKLNKKVIAIKLYKSTLFNRFELVSDRIVDLECGPNTIRAVSDYNIQFSSPFFRTGTQLLVKAENEQLINSNSTLENVLIGVLRNTSNEQLISQKYPSANQVEFQGVTGRFRGLQALQGGKIEAFASDGILLIGEALIQGLAIGKDYVLLPKYPLDCENYGLILPKNDPEWLNFVNSVIKNSASRSSFEQWFGEILPQIKAIESFCQTQT, via the coding sequence ATGATGATAAAATTTAAACAACTATTTAGCTTGACTCCTTTACTTTTTGGGTTACTTTTATCTTTACCTACCAATGCACAAACAGAAACTGTGTTAGAAAAAATTAATCAAACAGGGTTACTTAAAGTAGGTATTCGAGAAGATGCAGTCCCCTTTGGTTATCGAGATATTAATGGAGATTTAAACGGATTATGTCTAGATTTTATCGCGGTTGTTCGAGGGGAATTACAACGTAAATTAAACAAAAAAGTAATCGCTATTAAGTTATATAAATCAACCCTATTTAATCGCTTTGAATTAGTCAGCGATCGCATTGTTGATTTAGAATGTGGTCCTAATACAATTCGTGCTGTTTCTGACTATAATATTCAATTTTCTTCTCCCTTCTTTCGGACAGGGACTCAACTACTTGTCAAGGCGGAAAATGAACAATTAATCAACTCAAATAGTACCTTAGAGAATGTGTTAATTGGAGTCTTAAGAAATACGAGTAATGAACAATTAATTTCTCAAAAATATCCCTCTGCAAATCAGGTAGAATTTCAAGGTGTTACGGGGCGTTTTCGAGGTCTACAAGCCTTACAAGGGGGCAAAATAGAAGCATTTGCTAGTGATGGAATTTTATTAATCGGAGAAGCATTAATCCAAGGATTGGCGATCGGCAAAGACTATGTTTTGCTGCCAAAATACCCCTTAGACTGTGAAAATTATGGCTTAATTTTACCTAAAAATGATCCTGAATGGTTAAATTTTGTGAACTCAGTCATCAAAAATTCTGCTAGTAGAAGCAGTTTTGAACAGTGGTTTGGGGAAATTTTACCGCAAATTAAGGCGATAGAATCTTTTTGTCAGACACAAACCTAA
- a CDS encoding DNA-binding protein, whose amino-acid sequence MKILNIRGVHGGLLSLLVGGLVGCTPLNYLGLAQTPLTPIREISPQPSTQTSPEAGIIYIEGKVVDRAPFMESGSYQLQDATGTVWVLTNGDLPQTGQEIIIKGKVAYQSIAIGGQDVGELYIVEVEKLDTPPVASSPVAQPVSSPQVKPTPQPNFDEFLLPHKRNAK is encoded by the coding sequence ATGAAAATTTTAAACATTCGAGGGGTTCATGGTGGACTATTATCCCTCCTGGTGGGGGGACTGGTTGGTTGTACCCCACTTAATTATTTAGGGTTAGCACAAACCCCCCTTACTCCTATTCGGGAAATTTCCCCCCAACCTAGTACACAAACCAGTCCAGAAGCAGGAATTATTTACATAGAGGGAAAAGTCGTTGATCGGGCCCCTTTTATGGAAAGTGGTTCCTATCAACTCCAGGATGCCACAGGGACAGTTTGGGTACTGACTAATGGCGACCTTCCCCAAACGGGGCAAGAGATCATAATAAAAGGAAAAGTGGCCTATCAATCGATTGCCATTGGCGGCCAAGATGTGGGGGAATTGTATATTGTTGAGGTAGAAAAACTTGACACCCCTCCTGTCGCTTCCTCTCCTGTCGCTCAACCTGTGTCCTCTCCCCAAGTTAAACCCACACCCCAACCGAATTTCGATGAATTCCTCCTCCCCCATAAACGTAACGCCAAATAG
- the rpsN gene encoding 30S ribosomal protein S14 gives MAKKSLIEREKKRKRLIDKYADKREALKEEFNNAEDYEEKIEIHRQIQRLPRNSAPNRLRNRCWLTGRSRGYYRDFGLSRNVLREWAHEGLLPGVVKSSW, from the coding sequence ATGGCTAAAAAAAGCTTGATCGAACGCGAGAAAAAACGTAAACGCTTAATTGATAAGTATGCAGATAAGCGAGAAGCTCTGAAAGAAGAGTTTAACAATGCTGAAGACTACGAAGAAAAAATCGAGATTCATCGTCAAATACAACGTTTACCCCGTAATAGTGCGCCTAACCGTCTTCGTAACCGTTGTTGGTTAACAGGCCGCTCTAGAGGATATTATCGGGATTTTGGCTTATCCCGTAATGTTCTACGAGAATGGGCCCATGAAGGGTTACTTCCTGGGGTAGTTAAATCTAGCTGGTAA
- the folD gene encoding bifunctional methylenetetrahydrofolate dehydrogenase/methenyltetrahydrofolate cyclohydrolase FolD translates to MAPQTASLLNGKALAQKIQLELKASIEQLQPKIGRPPGLAVIMVGDDPASAVYVRNKERACAKVGIASFGRHLPHQSSQQEVESIIKELNQDERVDGILVQLPLPAHLDTVSLLLAIAPDKDADGLHPMNLGRLVRGEKGLRSCTPAGVMNLLEEYQIEVAGKHAVVVGRSILVGKPLALMLLEKNATVTIAHSRTPDLGAMTRQGDIIIAAVGKPLLITGEMVKPGAVAVDVGINRIIRPDGASQLVGDFHFDSVAEVANYITPVPGGVGPMTVAMLLQNTVLSYGQQV, encoded by the coding sequence ATGGCTCCTCAGACTGCTTCTTTGTTAAACGGTAAAGCATTAGCCCAAAAAATTCAGCTTGAACTCAAAGCATCCATTGAACAGTTACAGCCTAAAATCGGTCGTCCTCCTGGTTTAGCTGTCATTATGGTCGGAGATGACCCCGCGAGTGCGGTTTATGTTCGCAACAAGGAACGGGCTTGTGCTAAGGTAGGTATCGCTTCTTTTGGTCGTCATTTACCCCACCAAAGTTCTCAACAAGAGGTGGAGTCTATCATTAAGGAACTCAATCAAGATGAACGGGTGGATGGGATTTTGGTTCAGTTGCCTTTACCTGCTCATTTGGATACCGTTTCCTTATTATTAGCGATCGCTCCTGATAAGGACGCTGATGGCCTCCATCCTATGAATTTAGGCCGATTAGTGCGGGGGGAAAAGGGATTACGCAGTTGCACCCCAGCCGGAGTCATGAATCTTCTAGAAGAATATCAGATTGAGGTCGCAGGTAAACACGCTGTTGTGGTAGGACGTAGTATTTTAGTCGGAAAACCCTTGGCCTTGATGTTGTTGGAGAAAAATGCAACGGTAACAATTGCCCATTCTCGTACTCCAGATTTAGGAGCAATGACCCGTCAAGGAGATATTATCATTGCTGCGGTGGGAAAACCCCTATTGATTACTGGGGAAATGGTTAAACCAGGGGCCGTGGCGGTTGATGTGGGAATTAATCGTATAATTAGGCCGGATGGGGCTTCTCAGTTGGTGGGGGATTTTCACTTTGATTCTGTGGCAGAAGTCGCTAACTATATTACTCCTGTCCCTGGGGGGGTTGGCCCGATGACGGTGGCGATGTTATTACAGAATACGGTTTTAAGTTATGGCCAACAAGTTTGA